From Leptospira congkakensis, one genomic window encodes:
- the fliF gene encoding flagellar basal-body MS-ring/collar protein FliF: MPEPLQKIIDNLKELLNKLDKTKKMILGGVLAVVVVAVIILSNVSSQRNRVVLFKDLDSKDFSEVTKKLDALGYSYGSSETSLITVDPDQRQEIVTKLAQENLIPAGVTGWELFDIEKFTETQFDKDIKKYRALKGAIEKSLNTLRPIERSDVNIAIPEGDLFESNSYPVKASVILHFKPGVDGMSKKEIKGIVNLVARAVPKLKPENVSVADPDGKIISDFEEDLEKERLELRIVQEKLRIEEEERVKRLIDIRNTLRWYLGGEDRVDITRFEYSFNWDQESLTENEVLPVVAEEDNPDTPYNERKLVDGYSLKVSSKETKESFKGRGFTPDGPAGTEPNLPPGYKDTDYQKAEYSKDENINNYEFNKRVKDIKRQPWKIEKIGLSVVVDGVWERKEREDGLGYDRKYIPVAEGDLKLVRKNLEAAIGYTRSRGDQISVITIPKDRTEQFRLEDEEFQKQRAIRNMVIASLVILILLILAILVYRAIKKEIARRRRLREEELAAQQQMMREAALRVMDEGGAEVELSLDEKLRRELLENAINLAKEKPEDVAQLLRTWLAEEEQT, encoded by the coding sequence ATGCCTGAACCACTGCAAAAGATCATCGATAATCTCAAAGAGTTGTTAAACAAACTCGATAAAACCAAAAAAATGATTTTGGGTGGTGTGCTCGCCGTTGTGGTGGTGGCAGTCATCATCTTATCCAATGTCTCGTCACAACGAAACCGAGTGGTTCTTTTTAAGGATTTGGATTCCAAAGACTTTTCTGAGGTAACCAAAAAACTCGATGCCCTCGGTTATTCTTATGGTTCCAGCGAAACAAGTCTCATCACTGTAGATCCTGACCAAAGACAAGAAATCGTTACAAAACTTGCACAAGAGAATTTGATTCCTGCCGGTGTAACAGGCTGGGAACTCTTTGACATTGAAAAATTTACAGAGACCCAATTCGATAAAGACATTAAAAAATATAGAGCTCTCAAAGGTGCGATTGAAAAATCACTCAATACATTAAGACCCATCGAAAGATCTGATGTCAACATTGCCATCCCCGAAGGAGATCTTTTTGAATCCAATTCCTATCCAGTCAAAGCCAGTGTCATTTTACACTTCAAACCTGGTGTGGATGGGATGAGCAAAAAAGAAATCAAAGGGATTGTGAACTTAGTTGCAAGAGCCGTTCCCAAACTCAAACCAGAGAACGTTAGTGTTGCCGATCCTGATGGAAAAATCATTTCCGACTTTGAAGAAGACTTAGAAAAAGAAAGATTAGAACTTCGTATCGTCCAAGAAAAACTTAGAATCGAAGAAGAAGAACGAGTGAAACGACTCATCGACATTCGAAATACCCTTCGTTGGTATCTAGGCGGCGAAGATCGAGTGGACATCACTCGTTTCGAATATTCTTTCAATTGGGATCAAGAATCCTTAACTGAAAACGAAGTATTACCTGTGGTTGCTGAAGAAGATAACCCTGACACACCATATAACGAAAGAAAGTTGGTAGATGGATATTCCTTAAAAGTATCTTCCAAAGAAACAAAAGAATCTTTTAAGGGGCGTGGGTTCACTCCCGATGGCCCTGCTGGAACAGAACCAAATCTTCCTCCTGGTTATAAAGATACGGATTACCAAAAAGCAGAATACTCCAAAGACGAAAATATCAATAACTACGAGTTCAATAAACGAGTTAAAGACATCAAACGCCAACCTTGGAAAATCGAAAAGATTGGACTCTCTGTTGTGGTCGATGGTGTTTGGGAACGAAAAGAAAGAGAAGATGGACTGGGATATGATAGAAAGTACATTCCCGTTGCCGAAGGTGACTTAAAACTAGTTCGTAAAAACTTAGAAGCAGCGATTGGTTATACAAGATCACGTGGTGACCAAATCAGTGTCATCACCATTCCAAAAGATAGAACCGAACAATTCCGTTTAGAGGATGAAGAATTTCAAAAACAAAGAGCCATCCGAAATATGGTCATTGCTTCACTCGTAATTTTGATTCTACTCATCCTTGCTATCCTTGTATATCGTGCGATCAAAAAAGAAATCGCAAGAAGAAGAAGACTCAGAGAAGAAGAACTTGCTGCTCAACAACAAATGATGAGAGAAGCTGCTCTTCGAGTGATGGACGAAGGGGGAGCAGAAGTCGAACTCTCCCTCGACGAAAAACTCAGACGAGAATTACTCGAAAACGCAATCAATCTGGCAAAAGAAAAACCAGAAGACGTGGCTCAGTTATTACGAACTTGGCTTGCTGAGGAAGAACAAACCTAA
- a CDS encoding aspartate aminotransferase family protein, translating into MAQGFSMNEYPNVDQIYKDLRKLISLPIRSIRKNEMEGIIHNYFDKKCSKSKAMITKASEYIPGGVQHNLSFNHPFPLVFTEASGAYLYDLDGNKYIDFLQAGGPTVLGSNPNIVRKKVIELLNTTGPVTGLFHEYEYKLAEKIVELVPSVEMFRMLGSGTEACMASIRVARLATKKKNIVKMGGAYHGWSDQLAYGLRIPGTRHFEANGVPKSIFKYTQEFYPNDLNALESVLKRNRFFGGTAAVLIEPVGPESGTRPLDFDFNKGVRELCNKYGALLIFDEVVTAFRIGLSGAQGYFGVDPDLTIFGKVVAGGYPSAGGLGGKKEYMKYVSAGLQTGTKKALIGGTMAANPLSSAAGYFTLCEMEKTGALEKSGRAGDRLTKGLQKLIQKYDLPFVAFNQGSICHLETVGTMLLDINIKKFWTIKKTIAEAHKRKHAMEEMGAAYMSEGLVTLAGSRLYTSASDTDAVIDDALKRFDRVFQKVEGVA; encoded by the coding sequence ATGGCCCAAGGCTTTTCCATGAACGAATACCCAAACGTAGACCAAATCTACAAAGACCTAAGGAAATTAATTTCCCTTCCCATCCGATCCATCCGTAAAAACGAAATGGAGGGGATCATCCATAACTACTTTGATAAAAAATGTAGTAAATCCAAAGCCATGATCACAAAAGCTTCGGAGTACATTCCGGGTGGCGTTCAACACAACCTTTCTTTTAACCACCCCTTTCCTCTTGTATTCACAGAAGCATCAGGTGCTTATCTCTATGATTTAGACGGAAACAAATACATCGATTTTTTACAAGCAGGCGGGCCCACCGTTCTCGGAAGCAATCCAAACATTGTACGTAAAAAAGTCATCGAACTTCTCAATACAACAGGACCCGTAACTGGTCTCTTCCACGAATACGAATATAAGTTAGCAGAAAAAATTGTAGAGTTAGTTCCTTCTGTCGAAATGTTTCGAATGCTCGGTTCTGGAACAGAAGCTTGTATGGCATCCATTCGCGTGGCAAGACTTGCCACTAAGAAAAAAAACATTGTGAAGATGGGCGGAGCATATCATGGTTGGAGTGATCAACTTGCGTATGGACTTCGTATCCCAGGAACAAGACATTTCGAAGCCAATGGAGTTCCTAAGTCCATTTTCAAATACACTCAAGAATTTTATCCGAACGATTTGAACGCTTTAGAATCGGTTCTCAAACGAAATCGTTTTTTTGGTGGAACAGCTGCCGTTCTCATTGAACCAGTGGGTCCTGAAAGTGGAACAAGGCCTCTTGACTTTGATTTTAACAAAGGTGTTCGTGAACTTTGTAACAAATATGGTGCCCTTCTTATCTTTGATGAAGTGGTGACTGCTTTCCGAATTGGACTCAGTGGAGCCCAAGGGTATTTTGGTGTGGATCCTGATCTTACCATCTTTGGTAAAGTTGTTGCAGGTGGATATCCATCGGCTGGTGGACTCGGTGGTAAAAAAGAATACATGAAGTATGTATCTGCAGGACTTCAAACAGGCACCAAAAAGGCGTTAATCGGTGGAACGATGGCGGCAAACCCACTGAGTTCTGCAGCTGGTTACTTTACACTTTGCGAAATGGAAAAAACAGGAGCCCTTGAAAAATCAGGAAGAGCGGGTGATAGGCTTACTAAAGGGTTACAAAAACTAATCCAAAAGTATGATCTTCCTTTTGTTGCTTTCAACCAAGGATCCATCTGCCATTTAGAAACCGTTGGTACAATGTTACTCGACATCAATATTAAGAAGTTCTGGACCATCAAAAAAACAATTGCCGAAGCTCATAAACGAAAACATGCCATGGAAGAAATGGGAGCGGCTTATATGTCAGAAGGTCTAGTAACACTCGCGGGCAGTAGGCTTTATACAAGCGCATCGGATACAGATGCCGTGATTGATGACGCCCTCAAACGATTTGATCGTGTGTTCCAAAAAGTGGAAGGTGTGGCGTAA
- a CDS encoding TetR/AcrR family transcriptional regulator, giving the protein MVTKHFNDSFERISEEKRNRILSTAIAEFANRGFTSANTNTIAQKAGISVGSLYKYFETKEDFFLTVVDHGITQLEKTLESILAMDLDLFGKIEKIIRIIQTHSRINQDIIRLYNEMTTESNYELITRLSGELESLSAKCYIEMINLAKKEGTISSEVDSNLSAFLLDNIFMTLQFSYSTVYYKERMKIYLGEDVFDKDEEVVAGVMKVIRRALGG; this is encoded by the coding sequence ATGGTTACGAAGCATTTTAATGATAGTTTTGAGCGGATTTCCGAAGAAAAGAGAAACCGGATTTTATCAACAGCCATCGCTGAATTTGCCAACCGCGGGTTTACGAGCGCCAATACCAATACCATTGCCCAAAAAGCGGGAATTAGCGTTGGTTCACTTTATAAATACTTTGAAACCAAAGAAGATTTTTTCCTCACTGTTGTAGACCACGGAATCACCCAATTAGAAAAAACTTTGGAATCCATTCTTGCTATGGATTTGGATTTGTTTGGCAAAATAGAAAAGATCATTCGCATCATCCAAACCCATTCCCGGATCAACCAAGATATCATCCGTCTCTATAACGAAATGACAACAGAAAGTAATTATGAGCTCATCACTCGTTTGTCAGGTGAACTCGAATCTTTATCTGCCAAATGTTATATTGAAATGATCAACCTAGCCAAAAAAGAAGGAACCATCAGTTCGGAAGTGGATAGTAATCTTTCTGCATTTTTATTAGATAATATCTTTATGACACTCCAGTTTTCTTATTCCACAGTATATTATAAAGAACGTATGAAAATATATTTGGGAGAAGATGTGTTTGATAAGGATGAAGAGGTTGTGGCGGGAGTCATGAAGGTCATTCGCAGGGCACTTGGCGGATAG